In Treponema sp. OMZ 798, the following proteins share a genomic window:
- a CDS encoding DNA adenine methylase, with product MKEPQEENKDFLTTQIITYLGNKRTLIDKIEEEVKLISKSLNKEKLICADLFSGSGIVARMLKKYALKIIVNDLENYSYVINSCYLTNKEEYPKKLCDQLRKEIISSCSDKKIPGIITENYAPKDDNKIEKGERVFYTHQNALLIDTYRNLIDKIVPEENLKRFFLAPLITEASIHVNTSGVFKGFYKDKNTGIGCFGASGKNALTRILGEVELKEPVFSNFNSELEFFTTDAVELSKKIKNIDIAYIDPPYNQHPYGSNYFMLNLILKNKLDVPISKVSGITQDWKRSAFNKPYLALKSMEEIISSLDSKYAVISYNSEGFISFEDMTGMLQKYGELKTVEIKYNTFRGSRNLNNRNIHVSEYLFVLKK from the coding sequence ATGAAAGAACCGCAAGAAGAAAATAAGGACTTTCTTACCACACAGATAATTACGTATCTCGGAAATAAAAGAACTCTGATAGATAAAATAGAGGAAGAGGTGAAGCTTATTTCAAAAAGCTTAAACAAGGAAAAACTTATCTGTGCGGATCTTTTTTCAGGCTCCGGTATAGTTGCACGCATGTTAAAAAAATATGCTTTAAAAATAATCGTTAATGATTTGGAAAATTATTCGTATGTGATAAACTCATGTTATCTTACAAACAAAGAAGAATATCCTAAAAAACTTTGCGATCAATTAAGAAAAGAAATTATCTCTTCTTGTTCAGATAAAAAAATCCCGGGCATAATTACCGAAAACTACGCTCCCAAGGATGACAACAAAATCGAAAAAGGAGAAAGAGTTTTTTATACACATCAGAATGCTCTTTTAATCGATACCTATAGAAATCTTATCGATAAAATTGTACCGGAAGAAAATTTAAAGAGATTTTTTTTGGCCCCCTTAATTACCGAAGCTTCAATTCACGTAAATACGAGCGGTGTATTTAAGGGTTTTTATAAGGACAAAAATACGGGGATAGGCTGCTTCGGCGCCAGCGGAAAAAATGCCCTAACAAGAATCTTAGGCGAGGTGGAATTAAAAGAACCCGTCTTTAGTAATTTTAATTCCGAACTTGAATTTTTTACAACGGACGCTGTAGAGCTTTCAAAAAAAATAAAGAATATAGATATCGCTTATATCGATCCGCCTTATAATCAGCATCCATACGGTTCAAATTATTTTATGCTTAATTTAATTCTTAAAAATAAACTTGATGTTCCTATAAGCAAGGTAAGCGGAATTACCCAAGACTGGAAGCGTTCCGCCTTTAATAAACCTTATCTGGCTTTAAAATCTATGGAAGAAATTATCTCTTCTCTTGATTCGAAGTATGCAGTTATTTCTTATAATTCGGAGGGCTTTATTTCTTTTGAAGATATGACCGGGATGCTGCAAAAATACGGAGAATTAAAAACCGTCGAAATAAAATACAATACTTTTCGTGGAAGCCGAAATCTTAACAATAGAAACATTCATGTTTCGGAATACTTGTTTGTTTTAAAAAAATAG
- a CDS encoding MFS transporter, whose amino-acid sequence MEEQLSNFRIKQGRSVFSAYNGINSFSFALVTGNTITLYALALKANSTVIGLLTAFMYMCYFTIPLGKLMARRFTIVKTFAYTWFLRNSSLLPILFIPFFYFRGENEAAIFMLLLAVALFNFFRGAGIVANNPVISLLAPGKDRNSYIVKISLTNNSAALAAIIFLTVFLWFSPRLGIDIVSTYNITAIIGIITGFAASALLLKLPDPDFERRMEAVKEAKAEGRSRKEIRKLKKGNQNLQKGSFFAAAKEAFGDKNFALYIFSFFIIQFGISLARPFIIVYGRSVYGIPDNLVIIFSLASTMGSLLVGLLMRLLIDRMGAKPMYVIFTALSVAALFPAIVAPAREMQLIAFIFLILFSMITNMGFSAQMDASQAYFFGIVPSKSLMDLSMLNFFVMGITGALGSILGGRILDMLQTSGFSNLSMYRLFFSGVIICILFGMIFQIRLLNLGGRLVKDALAVIFSPRDMKALNLLYKLDSSESLQTEEKILHELTATASQESADKLNQYMKSPRFSIRYSAMKSLNSLEKLSAKNRESLLEELNKGEFTTAALAAKTLAHFNVYQAVEPLRKAIESEDYLLAGEAMVALARLKDEASQFKIYQILSGTQNPKILLAGIKAMETYRSVNSIPFIIDLLRREGLPSLVEDEAYLSLASMMNVEGGFYFAYDRFKNEARDTGAIFTDMLDEAFAKRKNSDLEFKKIILTFISEASNDTEFIKWFLDLAEDFLGMNTALLLSVVMDVDMVTNKSFRFFLCYWAVSIFKEPKLAAI is encoded by the coding sequence ATGGAAGAACAATTATCTAATTTTAGAATTAAACAGGGCCGCAGCGTTTTTAGTGCGTACAATGGAATCAACTCGTTTTCATTTGCTCTCGTTACAGGAAACACAATCACTCTTTATGCTCTTGCTCTAAAAGCTAACAGTACCGTCATAGGTTTGCTTACAGCCTTTATGTACATGTGCTATTTTACAATTCCCTTAGGAAAGCTGATGGCTCGGCGTTTTACAATTGTAAAAACCTTTGCTTATACTTGGTTTTTGCGAAACAGCTCGCTTTTACCCATCTTGTTTATTCCGTTCTTTTATTTTAGAGGCGAAAATGAAGCCGCCATCTTTATGCTCTTACTTGCAGTAGCTCTTTTTAATTTTTTCCGTGGAGCCGGAATAGTTGCAAACAATCCGGTCATAAGCCTTTTGGCTCCGGGCAAGGATCGAAATTCTTATATAGTCAAAATCTCATTGACAAATAACTCGGCAGCCCTTGCAGCCATAATATTTTTAACCGTCTTTTTATGGTTTTCTCCAAGACTCGGAATCGATATAGTTTCTACATATAATATAACTGCAATAATAGGAATTATTACGGGCTTTGCAGCCTCGGCTCTTTTGCTTAAACTTCCCGATCCCGATTTTGAAAGGAGAATGGAGGCTGTAAAAGAAGCTAAAGCAGAAGGAAGAAGCCGAAAGGAAATACGAAAGCTAAAGAAAGGAAACCAAAACCTGCAAAAGGGTTCTTTTTTTGCTGCTGCAAAGGAAGCCTTTGGCGATAAAAATTTTGCGCTCTATATTTTTTCGTTTTTTATAATTCAGTTCGGAATAAGTTTGGCCCGTCCCTTTATAATTGTTTATGGAAGATCGGTTTACGGTATACCCGATAATTTGGTAATTATCTTTTCTCTTGCTTCAACTATGGGTTCCCTTTTGGTCGGGCTTTTAATGCGTCTTTTAATAGACAGGATGGGAGCAAAGCCGATGTATGTTATTTTTACGGCACTCAGTGTTGCAGCTCTTTTTCCTGCAATTGTAGCTCCTGCGAGAGAAATGCAGCTTATCGCATTTATATTTTTAATTCTGTTTTCGATGATAACCAACATGGGCTTTTCCGCTCAAATGGATGCATCTCAGGCCTACTTCTTCGGAATAGTTCCGTCAAAATCCTTGATGGATTTGAGTATGCTTAATTTTTTTGTTATGGGTATTACAGGAGCTCTTGGTTCAATCTTGGGCGGCCGCATTTTGGATATGCTCCAAACCTCAGGCTTTTCCAATTTGAGTATGTACCGTTTATTTTTTTCGGGCGTTATAATCTGCATCCTTTTCGGAATGATTTTTCAGATTAGGCTTTTAAATCTTGGAGGCCGCCTTGTAAAAGATGCTCTTGCAGTTATTTTTTCGCCGCGCGACATGAAGGCTTTAAACCTTTTATATAAACTGGATTCGAGTGAAAGCCTTCAAACGGAAGAAAAAATTTTGCATGAACTTACGGCAACAGCTTCTCAAGAATCGGCCGACAAGTTAAATCAATATATGAAGTCTCCCCGCTTTTCGATAAGATATTCTGCAATGAAGTCGCTAAATTCCTTAGAAAAACTTTCGGCAAAAAATAGGGAATCTCTTTTAGAAGAATTGAATAAGGGAGAATTTACTACGGCCGCTCTTGCTGCTAAAACCCTTGCCCATTTTAATGTTTACCAAGCTGTCGAACCTTTGAGAAAAGCCATTGAAAGTGAAGACTATCTTTTGGCCGGAGAGGCGATGGTTGCTCTTGCCCGCCTTAAAGATGAGGCTTCTCAATTTAAAATTTATCAAATCCTATCGGGAACACAAAATCCTAAAATTCTGCTTGCAGGCATTAAGGCTATGGAAACTTATAGGTCGGTAAATTCTATTCCTTTTATAATCGACTTGCTCCGCAGGGAGGGACTTCCTTCCTTGGTAGAAGATGAGGCTTATTTAAGTTTGGCTTCGATGATGAATGTGGAGGGCGGTTTTTATTTTGCTTATGACCGCTTTAAAAACGAAGCGAGAGATACGGGAGCTATTTTTACCGACATGCTGGATGAAGCCTTTGCAAAAAGAAAAAATTCTGATCTTGAATTTAAAAAGATAATTTTAACATTTATAAGCGAAGCTTCAAACGATACAGAATTTATAAAATGGTTTTTAGATTTGGCTGAAGATTTTTTAGGCATGAATACGGCTCTTCTTTTGAGCGTTGTAATGGATGTCGATATGGTTACAAATAAATCCTTTAGATTTTTCTTGTGCTATTGGGCCGTGTCGATTTTTAAGGAACCGAAATTGGCAGCAATCTAA
- a CDS encoding nitroreductase family protein — protein MNEVIENMLTRVSVRKFTADRVEDEKLKTIVECAKASPTGKNRQMRKFTVVHNREKIQELARAVSSVLDIPNYRIYDCDALILISFEEDDRFGYCDSSVAIQNIYLAAHALGLGSVWINQLREKCNSPEIRRVLDSFNIPKNHVVCGISAIGYPAEHPEPKTRTEPVEFIN, from the coding sequence ATGAATGAGGTTATTGAGAACATGCTCACTCGTGTGAGTGTCCGTAAGTTTACGGCAGACAGGGTCGAAGACGAAAAGCTTAAAACGATTGTAGAATGTGCTAAGGCTTCTCCGACAGGTAAAAACAGGCAGATGAGAAAATTTACCGTTGTGCATAATAGGGAGAAAATACAGGAACTTGCAAGGGCTGTTTCTTCCGTGCTTGATATTCCGAATTATCGAATCTATGACTGTGATGCGTTGATACTCATAAGTTTTGAAGAGGATGACCGCTTCGGCTACTGCGATTCTTCGGTTGCAATTCAAAATATTTATCTTGCAGCCCATGCCTTAGGGCTGGGGTCGGTTTGGATAAATCAGCTGAGGGAAAAATGTAATTCGCCCGAAATAAGACGCGTTTTAGATTCTTTTAATATTCCTAAAAATCATGTTGTCTGCGGAATATCCGCTATCGGTTATCCTGCTGAACATCCCGAACCTAAAACACGTACCGAGCCTGTGGAATTCATAAATTAA
- the msrB gene encoding peptide-methionine (R)-S-oxide reductase MsrB has translation MKNKNILMHTSLLLMIVLFLSCTKAQAEQKLPIGGNGMIKEIYLAGGCFWGVEGYFRQIPGVKETDTGYANGKSSKAGYNGLKESDHAETVKIVYDASTVSLQELLAHYFRIIDPTSLNKQGNDTGRQYRTGIYYVDDSMVKEIQSFVKFMQKKYSRPIVVEVEKLRHFILAEDYHQDYLEKNPGGYCHIDLTLALKPLYDESKFKLPSKEELKKSLTTIQFSVTQEKATERPFTSEYDKFDAEGIYVDITTGKPLFSSLNKYDAGCGWPSFTKPITTQALEYLEDRSYGMNRIEVVSKTGEAHLGHVFDDGPADAGGLRYCINGAALRFIPYENMEKEGYGDYLPYVKPTGNF, from the coding sequence ATGAAAAATAAAAACATCTTAATGCACACGAGTCTTTTGCTGATGATAGTTTTATTCCTATCATGCACAAAGGCTCAGGCAGAGCAAAAATTACCCATTGGAGGAAACGGAATGATTAAAGAAATATATCTTGCAGGCGGTTGTTTTTGGGGCGTTGAAGGATATTTTAGACAGATACCGGGCGTAAAAGAAACGGACACGGGCTATGCAAACGGCAAAAGCTCAAAAGCGGGCTACAATGGCTTAAAGGAAAGTGATCATGCCGAAACTGTAAAGATAGTTTATGATGCTTCTACAGTAAGTTTGCAGGAGTTATTGGCTCATTATTTTAGAATAATAGATCCGACATCCTTAAACAAACAGGGAAACGATACAGGCCGTCAGTACAGGACGGGCATCTACTATGTAGATGATTCTATGGTTAAAGAAATACAAAGCTTTGTAAAGTTTATGCAAAAAAAATATTCAAGGCCGATTGTTGTTGAGGTAGAAAAACTGCGTCATTTTATTCTTGCAGAAGATTATCATCAAGACTATCTTGAAAAAAATCCCGGCGGCTATTGCCACATAGACTTAACCCTTGCTTTAAAACCGCTCTATGATGAGAGTAAATTTAAACTGCCGTCAAAAGAAGAATTAAAAAAATCTTTAACGACAATACAGTTTTCCGTTACTCAAGAAAAAGCGACCGAAAGACCTTTTACAAGCGAGTACGATAAATTTGATGCTGAAGGAATTTATGTCGACATCACAACAGGGAAGCCTCTTTTTTCTTCATTAAACAAGTACGATGCAGGCTGCGGCTGGCCCTCATTTACAAAGCCTATTACCACTCAAGCCCTTGAGTATTTGGAAGACAGAAGTTACGGTATGAACCGTATCGAAGTTGTTTCAAAAACCGGAGAAGCACACCTCGGTCATGTCTTCGATGACGGTCCTGCCGATGCGGGCGGTTTAAGATACTGCATAAACGGTGCAGCCCTGCGCTTTATCCCTTATGAAAACATGGAAAAAGAAGGTTACGGAGATTACCTCCCCTATGTAAAACCTACAGGAAACTTCTAA
- a CDS encoding threonine/serine exporter family protein, producing the protein MPLYIHAIASFIASFCFCFLFSVPKQNTVLSALCGSISWTVLIFFQNMGVNYIFATLAGALAVGLLADWFAVLQKTPVTCFIVIGTIPLVPGFKVYKTMLFFVTDRLEKGVSEGVQAAFIAIAISIGLIISTSATRLIRTIKKKAANKKQ; encoded by the coding sequence ATGCCGCTCTACATACATGCAATAGCATCTTTTATAGCAAGTTTTTGTTTTTGTTTTTTGTTTTCGGTTCCGAAACAAAATACGGTTTTAAGCGCCCTCTGCGGAAGCATCTCTTGGACGGTCTTAATATTTTTTCAGAATATGGGTGTCAATTATATATTTGCAACCTTGGCAGGAGCCTTAGCAGTAGGCCTCTTAGCTGATTGGTTTGCCGTCCTTCAAAAGACTCCGGTTACATGCTTTATCGTTATAGGCACAATTCCATTGGTTCCCGGCTTTAAGGTTTATAAGACCATGCTCTTTTTCGTCACTGACAGGTTAGAAAAAGGGGTAAGCGAAGGAGTTCAAGCAGCTTTTATAGCCATAGCCATATCAATAGGCTTAATTATTTCTACATCGGCAACACGTCTTATTAGAACCATAAAGAAAAAAGCAGCAAACAAAAAACAATAA
- a CDS encoding threonine/serine exporter family protein — MEEEKKAVSIFRIALAAGELLIKNGAEMNRTEETILRICASRGFTDIAVFISPTVIMIGDDKKEGTTYIKNIKSRGSNIKKISLVNEFSRNFTQGKIAETEALDILKKIDAEKGYPYWLILTTAGIGCGVFSVLLGGTVNDFIVTFLATFAAVFLNDRITRFSKTVFLGNFIAGFFVGIITILFYHVGFVKNLDMIIVGAVLSLVPGVAFTSGIRDFILGDLISGIARTCEAVLIAVAIAFGIGSVLFAYSLFGGI; from the coding sequence ATGGAAGAAGAAAAAAAAGCGGTTTCAATTTTTAGAATCGCTTTAGCGGCCGGAGAGCTTTTAATAAAAAACGGAGCCGAGATGAATAGAACCGAAGAGACTATTTTAAGGATCTGTGCTTCGCGAGGTTTTACAGATATAGCCGTTTTTATAAGTCCTACCGTAATAATGATAGGTGACGACAAAAAAGAAGGCACTACGTATATTAAAAATATAAAGAGCCGCGGCAGCAATATAAAAAAGATTTCATTGGTAAACGAATTTTCAAGAAACTTTACTCAAGGCAAAATCGCTGAAACTGAGGCCCTCGATATTTTAAAAAAGATTGATGCAGAAAAAGGTTATCCCTATTGGCTTATCTTGACGACGGCCGGAATAGGCTGCGGAGTTTTCTCCGTACTTCTAGGCGGTACGGTAAACGATTTTATCGTTACCTTTCTTGCAACCTTTGCTGCCGTATTTTTAAATGATAGGATTACCCGGTTTTCTAAAACGGTATTTTTAGGAAATTTTATAGCGGGCTTTTTTGTAGGCATAATAACCATTCTTTTTTATCATGTAGGCTTTGTAAAAAATCTTGACATGATAATAGTTGGAGCCGTTTTATCACTTGTACCGGGAGTCGCCTTTACATCGGGTATAAGGGACTTTATTTTGGGAGATTTAATTTCGGGAATTGCCCGTACCTGTGAGGCTGTACTCATCGCCGTGGCCATCGCCTTCGGTATAGGTTCCGTTCTTTTCGCTTACTCTCTTTTTGGAGGAATATAA
- the loaP gene encoding antiterminator LoaP has product MDYYVVQVSTGKEKNFIEDAEFKNKFKELSYSIVFPQRILKIRKSGKVTEKQLPVFAGYLFIGADEISKELYQHIRKCKGFYRFLPNNQEPRSLEGRDLEILNQFISFGGVAKISQVVFDENDRIKVIEGPLSGLEGYIVRVNKRKGRATVCLDMCQTAFSIDLGFETIKKEEKNGPS; this is encoded by the coding sequence ATGGATTATTATGTAGTTCAGGTCAGTACAGGTAAAGAAAAGAATTTTATCGAAGATGCGGAATTTAAAAATAAATTTAAAGAACTATCTTATTCTATAGTTTTTCCTCAAAGAATTTTAAAGATAAGAAAGTCCGGTAAGGTAACGGAGAAGCAGCTGCCTGTTTTTGCTGGGTATTTGTTTATAGGTGCTGATGAGATTTCAAAAGAGTTGTATCAGCATATTAGAAAGTGTAAAGGCTTTTATAGATTTTTACCTAATAATCAAGAACCCAGATCTTTAGAAGGAAGAGATTTGGAAATCCTTAATCAATTTATTTCTTTTGGAGGGGTTGCGAAAATTTCACAAGTCGTATTTGATGAAAATGATAGAATAAAAGTTATTGAAGGTCCTTTAAGCGGACTTGAAGGTTATATTGTAAGAGTGAATAAGAGGAAGGGAAGAGCTACCGTTTGTCTGGATATGTGTCAGACTGCTTTTTCTATCGACTTAGGATTTGAAACAATAAAGAAGGAAGAAAAAAATGGACCGTCCTAA
- a CDS encoding nucleoside-diphosphate sugar epimerase/dehydratase translates to MDRPNKQKSSIYIVGAGLAGTMIAHEISAKKIFGKVAAFLDDDPKKIGTKIDGIPVFGPISETVHLIRIDAGDVALIAIPSIRSERLREIYELLKSAGFSKIKLLPAISQIIDGSAHLVQAREIDPQDLLTRTPVTISLKKSLAYLRGKRVLITGAGGSIGSELCRQLLSGGAERLYLFGHGENSIYQIYKELKILQAGGVGDKATIVPVIGELKDCEYMRYIIKQLKCDAVFHTAAYKHVPLMEENPVAVIENNVFGTKNLLDACVEFGVKRFVLISTDKAVEPVSVYGVSKLLSEKLVLQAAEAVKEKKDSAYMFVRFGNVLGSRGSIFPLFVEQIQNGGPVTVTDKKMIRFFMTIPEACSLVLQTGGVGKSGESYLLDMGEPVNIYETAKQLISYMGFEPEKDIKIEIIGPREGERLEEPLWSSTEYLEKTDYEKIMRLRDKKEFDSKILNEILKTLHPFCFYSEENKDDFRNKEKMRKFLEEKELLR, encoded by the coding sequence ATGGACCGTCCTAATAAGCAAAAATCTTCTATATATATAGTAGGCGCAGGTCTTGCCGGAACTATGATTGCGCATGAAATTTCGGCAAAAAAAATATTCGGTAAGGTTGCCGCATTCTTGGACGATGATCCTAAAAAAATCGGAACCAAGATTGATGGAATCCCGGTATTCGGTCCCATAAGTGAAACGGTTCATTTAATAAGAATAGATGCAGGAGATGTGGCTCTGATTGCAATTCCCAGTATACGCTCCGAACGTTTGCGGGAAATATATGAGCTTTTAAAATCGGCAGGGTTTTCAAAAATAAAGTTGTTACCTGCAATTTCGCAAATCATTGACGGTTCGGCGCATTTGGTGCAGGCCCGCGAGATAGACCCGCAGGACTTACTTACCCGCACTCCCGTCACAATTTCTTTAAAAAAAAGTTTGGCATACCTCAGAGGAAAGCGTGTTTTAATTACAGGTGCCGGAGGTTCTATCGGGAGCGAACTCTGCCGTCAGCTTTTATCCGGCGGTGCCGAACGCCTCTATCTTTTCGGGCACGGAGAAAATTCCATCTACCAAATTTATAAAGAGCTTAAAATATTGCAGGCAGGCGGTGTCGGCGACAAAGCTACAATTGTTCCGGTTATAGGAGAGTTAAAAGACTGCGAGTATATGCGCTACATCATCAAGCAATTAAAATGCGATGCGGTTTTTCATACGGCGGCTTATAAACACGTTCCTTTGATGGAAGAAAATCCTGTTGCGGTTATCGAAAACAATGTCTTCGGAACAAAGAATCTTTTGGATGCCTGTGTCGAATTCGGAGTAAAACGCTTCGTTTTAATTTCGACCGATAAGGCTGTTGAGCCTGTTTCGGTTTACGGTGTTTCAAAACTATTAAGCGAAAAATTGGTATTGCAGGCTGCCGAAGCCGTAAAAGAAAAAAAAGATTCGGCCTACATGTTTGTCCGCTTCGGAAATGTTTTGGGTTCAAGAGGTTCTATCTTTCCCTTATTTGTAGAGCAAATACAAAACGGAGGTCCCGTTACCGTAACCGATAAAAAGATGATCCGCTTTTTTATGACAATCCCCGAAGCTTGTTCCTTGGTATTGCAGACTGGAGGTGTCGGCAAATCGGGCGAGTCCTATCTTCTCGACATGGGGGAACCTGTAAATATTTATGAGACGGCAAAACAGTTGATAAGCTACATGGGCTTTGAACCTGAGAAGGATATTAAGATAGAAATAATCGGCCCCAGAGAAGGGGAGCGTTTGGAAGAACCTCTTTGGTCATCAACCGAATATCTTGAAAAAACCGATTACGAAAAAATTATGCGTCTCCGCGATAAAAAAGAATTCGATTCTAAAATCTTAAACGAAATTTTAAAGACCCTGCACCCTTTTTGTTTTTATAGTGAAGAAAACAAAGATGACTTCCGCAACAAAGAAAAGATGCGCAAGTTTTTAGAGGAAAAAGAGCTTTTAAGATAA
- a CDS encoding S41 family peptidase, with the protein MKKIIFRIVIAVLIIGTAAFFILFSKYSEADEQKYKNSYMSKKELEEDYAFVWDFIENGYPFKNVCIRAGTDLEKIKKDYFKKLPDIKDELECYLFYMSLLSKIQNNKHIGHLDVYDVYSLNSDTYRVQNTNVYDNDVKVNSFYYLLLMRMNSAIEQNRSEEILKKYDLNLKPTIDLEEENGLQSYFETKIIEDKKIAYLNIKSFYTYTNEIKEAYKKRLNSILTSFQDYENLIIDLRENRGGVRRLWQDCIVSPLIKKEQEFCWEVAYNSNNKFTKAFIKDFHSSKLEPNRNFDSFSFSSKNKPDKENFDSICSYTKIIKPLQPSINFSGKIWLLIGSAAESAADEFASFAKQTKFANVIGENTSGNGLNSSCFYLKLPNSSLLIQSDILYGLNSDGSCNSEVGTAPDIYNLPGKDALETCLEEIKRLENKN; encoded by the coding sequence ATGAAAAAAATTATCTTTCGAATTGTTATTGCTGTTTTGATTATTGGAACTGCCGCTTTTTTTATTTTATTTTCAAAATATTCCGAAGCAGATGAGCAAAAATATAAAAATTCTTATATGTCAAAAAAAGAATTGGAAGAAGATTACGCCTTTGTTTGGGATTTTATAGAAAACGGTTATCCTTTTAAAAATGTTTGTATAAGAGCCGGAACTGATTTAGAAAAAATAAAAAAAGATTATTTTAAAAAGTTACCGGATATAAAAGATGAATTGGAGTGTTATTTATTTTATATGAGTTTGCTTTCTAAAATACAAAATAATAAACATATTGGGCATCTTGATGTATATGATGTGTATTCATTAAATTCGGATACATATAGAGTACAAAATACTAATGTATATGATAATGATGTAAAAGTAAATTCGTTTTATTATTTACTTCTTATGAGAATGAACTCTGCAATAGAGCAAAATCGTTCGGAAGAGATATTAAAAAAATATGATTTAAACTTAAAGCCTACTATTGATTTGGAAGAGGAGAATGGTCTTCAATCTTATTTTGAAACAAAAATTATTGAAGATAAAAAAATTGCCTATTTAAATATAAAAAGCTTTTATACGTATACTAATGAAATTAAAGAAGCATATAAAAAAAGACTGAATTCAATTTTAACTTCATTTCAAGATTATGAAAATTTAATCATAGACCTGCGGGAAAATAGAGGGGGTGTTAGACGCCTTTGGCAAGATTGTATTGTTTCTCCCTTAATTAAAAAAGAGCAGGAGTTTTGCTGGGAGGTTGCTTATAATAGTAATAATAAATTTACAAAGGCTTTTATAAAAGATTTTCATTCCAGTAAACTTGAACCCAATAGAAATTTCGATTCTTTTAGTTTTAGCAGCAAAAATAAACCCGATAAAGAAAATTTTGATTCTATATGCAGTTATACAAAAATTATTAAACCCTTGCAGCCTTCTATTAATTTTTCAGGAAAGATTTGGTTATTGATAGGATCGGCCGCCGAATCTGCGGCTGATGAATTTGCATCATTTGCAAAGCAGACAAAGTTTGCGAATGTGATTGGAGAAAATACTTCAGGAAACGGTCTTAACAGCAGCTGCTTTTATTTAAAACTACCCAATAGTTCCCTTCTTATCCAAAGCGATATTTTGTACGGTCTTAATTCCGATGGTTCATGTAATTCCGAAGTAGGCACAGCTCCCGATATTTATAATCTCCCCGGTAAGGATGCCTTAGAGACTTGTTTGGAAGAAATCAAAAGATTGGAAAATAAAAACTAG